The Methanolacinia paynteri genomic sequence ATTCTTCTTCAAGCATTTTCATAAAGGTCTTTATTGCGTATACGAAATGCGGCACCTGTATGACTACTCCTTCAACCTGTCCCTGTATTTTTCCTATAAAAAAACCCGTTGAATCGTCTATTATCATATTTATCTTGGGCTCCGGGTGATCATATTTTTCTTTTTCCACAGAAGCTACCTTCTCCATCATAGAGTACATTTTTTCCATTTTTTCTGAAAATTCCGTCACCCTCAAATTTGTTCCTGCAAAATCCGCTTTGCTTTTGGCATATATTTCAACATTCACCCTTTTTTTTAGTTTTTTTAACTCTGGTAGTATCCATTCGAAAAGTGAATAATCCTCAACAATAATAATGATCTCTTTGTCTGCGCCCTGAATAAGTGTCTTTATTCTGTTTTTAATACCCCATTCAGAGTGAATTACCCATATTGGTGAAGGCGGTTTTGAGTTGAGATGAAGATTTGAAAGGTATTCTATTGACTCGTTTATTGATTCATTTATCTCCGTCTTTAGTTTGTTGAGTATTGTACCGGGATTTTCAGCATAGAAATATGAGGGATTTCCTTCCTGGACCTCTATGAAATTTTTGTTTGAAAGACTTCTTAATACCGAGTAAATCCTTCCCTGGGGAACACCGCTGGTTTCCTGAATTTCACGTGCGGTTGCCATTCCGAATCCGACGAGTGATATGTATGCCTTTGCCTCATACTCGGTAAATCCAAGTTTTTTAAGAGTCTCAATGGTAGTTTCTAACATTTACAACTCCAAAAGTTCCAATTAAACTATTTGGTCTGTTTTCGATATATAATTTAAGCAGCAGGAAAGAAGTTTGAAACTATTGTATTGAATAAAACTCCATGGTCGGTGCAATAACCGTAAAACCACCTGATAAAACGGAATATTCCGGAATTATTTGTTTCATGCGGTATCCTGTAACGCCCTGCGGCACCTGTCCGCTATGATATGTTCTTTTTTTCTGCTGTGAATTTTAATGATATAGGACATTCATCATATCTTAAATTAACAGCGGAAAAGCAGGAAAGTTCCCCGGACCGGAACGATAAATTGCCGTCTAATTTTTTTGGAAAAAAGACAAAGGATGAGTTAGATCGAAACCGTGTGTCTTTAATTGATCTTTCAATGCATTATGGAGAAAAATCCTGCGACATTATCTGTTGTAGCATTAAAAAGAATCTATTTGTTAACGATT encodes the following:
- a CDS encoding TrmB family transcriptional regulator, whose translation is MLETTIETLKKLGFTEYEAKAYISLVGFGMATAREIQETSGVPQGRIYSVLRSLSNKNFIEVQEGNPSYFYAENPGTILNKLKTEINESINESIEYLSNLHLNSKPPSPIWVIHSEWGIKNRIKTLIQGADKEIIIIVEDYSLFEWILPELKKLKKRVNVEIYAKSKADFAGTNLRVTEFSEKMEKMYSMMEKVASVEKEKYDHPEPKINMIIDDSTGFFIGKIQGQVEGVVIQVPHFVYAIKTFMKMLEEE